tcttgttttcgttcttttccaaacagggtttctttgtgtagcactggctgtcttagaactcactctgtagaccaggctgtcctcaaactcagatccacctgcctctgctcccgaaGTGCTGGAGTCAAAGGGGTGTGCCATCTCTGACCaccaaattaatatttttaacaacaacaacaaaaagtactgAGAAATTTGCTGGGTGCCCAGGTAGACTTGGTAATACGACCCCCACCCCTGACAGAGTCTCATTACGTACCTCCaggtgacctggaacttacttaacccaggctggccttgaactcagagttacCTACTTCTGCTTCCCACTTCCTAGTATTAAAGGGATGTACCatggtagggctggagagatggctcagcagttaagatcacagACTGTTGTTCtaaagaacccaggttcaatttccaacacctATATCtcagctcaaaaccatctgtccAGGAATCTGACCCATCTTCTGAACTTGAAGggctccaggcacacacatggtgcacacatgtgcacaaatgcatataaaaatcACTTGTaagcacaaaaataaagaaatgcatcGCCACACCTGGCTAttagtacaatttttttttttttttttgagacagggtttctctgtgtaacagccctggctgtcctggaactagctcttgtagatcaggctgacttcaaactcacagagatccacttgtctcttcctcgcctgctggaattaaaggcgtgtgccagcactgcctggctattAGTATCATAGAAAACGTTAGCAGTGTGTTTATTGTTACTTATGCCATTGTTACCAGAAAACATTCTATGAGaaaattttattgtgtttattgtcACTGTCTCAAACATCTCAGTAACTTCACTGAAGTATAGGTGTGCAGTTCTTAAAATCTTTGCAAAACCATCCATTATTGGACAGAACCTTCTTTGGGTTTTATCATAGACCATGATTACAGTtaaccttttgttttattttgaaatccaACCATCTCTTCTTACTTAGAGCTAAGAAAGAAAAGGCTtctaggctgggcagtggtggctcacgcctttaatcccagcatttgggaggcagcagcaggcagatctcagtgagttcaaggccagcctggtctacaaagcaagttctaggacagataggactgttacacagataaaccctgtctctaaacacaaaacaaagaggcTTCTAACTATGCCAAACCAGTGAGGAACACTTATCATGGACAAGTTCTGTGTTAACTtggatcttttatttatttatttattttggtattaTCCTTGATTCTATTCCTTGATCCAGTGGATGAGTGTTGCTTCCTGGCGAGTGGCTTGGTCGTGGTAAACACAGACTTTTTAATCACAAGGAGGGAAAGGACAGAAAATAATTGTTGCAGTTCTCATGCAATGCTATGCtgattctgattcttttttttcgtTTGGTTCTTTGGTTAATTTGGTGGTGGtgctttgaaacaaggtctcagcATGGCTTGGCCTTGAATTTTTATGCGGTTAAGGATGACTTAGTTGACCATCCTGTCCTCATCTCCCGAGTGCTAAGATAACAGGAGTGAGCCACGACTCCCAGATGGGAGATTGATTCTAAGTTCTTTGAAAAACGATTGTGCACATGACAGGGTTCAAATGAGGTGAGAGGATTGGTTTCCTTTCCATCAAGTagatcctagggatcaaactcaggtggctAGATTCACTGTCAAGCGCCTTTACTAGGCCATCTCTAcatggcttggttttgttttatgtgcataggtgatttgcctgcatgtatatttgtgcaccatgtgtaggCAGAGTTTTTGGTGAGACAGCCGTCttctaaataaccacacagagccTTAATATTATAAATGCTCggccgatagcttaggcttgtctccagccagctcttacaacctaaattagctcatttcttttcatctgtgtgcTATCCTGATGCTCGcttacctcatctatgaactttCCATGTTTCTTCTTTAGCGTCTGCcctgactcctctgactctgcccttcttcccagcattctctctgcccccaaatcctgcctagccattggccagtcagctttttattaacaatgagagcagcaCATTTTCACAATAACCACATGTCTGCCTGgtgttctcagaggccagaagaaggcatcagaccttctggaactggagttagaaatttgtgagccaccatgtagatgagAATTTAACCTGGGTCccttagaagagcagccagtgctctttaactgctgagacatctctccagcccctacatatGATTTTTTGATACTGTGATTACCCAAGGATATGTCAGTCTTTCCCTTAACTTAAAGTTGGAACTCTCTTGTTTTTTTGCAGTTACTGAGTTTTCCAAGAAAACTGGAGACTATCCTAGCCTCTCTGCTGTAGATATCCAAGTGTTGGCTCTGACTTACCAATTAGAAGCAGAATTTGTTGGGGTATCTCATCTCAAACAAGAACCAGAAAAGGTAAATCTGGGGGACtgggttgtttggtttggtttttattttttatttatttatttatttttaagatttattaatttattatgtatgtatccctgcatgacagaagagggcaccagacctcattacagatggttgtgagccaccatgtggttgctgggaattgaactcaggacctttggaagatcaggcagtgctcttaaccgctgagccatctctccagcccctgaaacagAATTTCTGTAGCctaggttagcctggaacttgctatataaccaAGGAAGACTTTGAACTCTGGATTTTGTTTAagcttcatttaaaaaagaaaaaaagtggctTTTTTGTGTGTtaagagtgttttgcctacatgttcagtttgcttgtgtgtatgtatgttcaccgTGTCCATACGCAGTGCCCAGGGAGTTCAGAAGAGGCttttggctaccctggaactggagttacaggtggtcatgaacagccatgtggatgctggcaaacaaacttgggtcctcagcaagagcaattAGTGTTCTTTATTCAGCCACCTCTAgcactggccttgaacccttgatcctcctgcctgtactTTCCTAGTGCTAGGATAATAGCTAAACACCGGGCTCCTGTTCTAACACTATTCAGAGCTACCCTCTCTTGTTTTTCAGTCAAGTTTAGCAGCCTCCAGTTTAAAAGCCTAAAACagactcattttcttcctttttcgtTTATCGTATTTTGTTTCTGTGTCAAAAGTCTTAGAATGGCTGTATCCATctctcagttggtagaatgttgTATATCGTGTGCTCAGGGCCTCtaggtttcatccccagcacctcgTAAACAGGCAATGTGCTGCAGGCCTGTGCCTTCAGAGGTAGAGCCAGGAAGATGAGAAGTTCGAGTCATCCgtagtgagttcaggaccagcctggagTAAGTGAACCGTCTCCAAAGCTTTAGAGCACTGCAGGCTTTGACAGCGATTCAGCGCCGTGGCGTTCAGCCTGCAGCTCTCACCATAGAATGCTCGCAAGTGTCACCGTACTCACCTCACAGGTGTTTGTGTTCTGGCACAAACACCCTAAGAGCGCTTAATGATGGTGTCGGGATGTCTGAGTGTTGTCATTTGTCTGTATATTCTTGTGACTTCTAGCATTTTATTCAATAACTAGGAAGAGAgatctgatttttgttttaattagccTTGATGTTGTATTTTCAAACGGCCCTTTCTCagtgctgactttttttttttttttaaggttacaGTGAGCTCCTCGATTCAGCACCCCGAAACTCCTCTGCACGTTTCTGGTTTCCATCTGCCCTCCAAGGTAACGCTTCAGGAACCTGATTCCTGGGTTCTTTTCTACAGCATGCCATAGCTCTACAGCATGCCATAGCTCTTGCTAACAAAGCAAGTTGACCTGGGCCAGAAGCATATTTTCCTGGTCCTTCCGAGACCCAGCTGAATACAGTGGTTTCACTTCTAAACTTCTcgattttcatgtttttaaattattctgtTCCCTGAAAGAGTGCTTTCCTGGTATCTGTAAGGCCCAGGGTTCTTTCCCCTGCACTGAAAGCTGATGTTTCATTTAGTCTCAGCCTAAACCCTCACATGAAACCGTGGGTTGTGGCCACCCAGCTGATGGGCCTGAGGACCTGGAATTCAGCTCCTTCCTGTTCTGGAGAAACCCTCTGCCTAACATTGATCATGAACTGCAGGAGCTGCTGGTAAGGCCCTGGCTTGTAGTCTCCTAATGACATTAGAGCCTCTAGAGTCCTGAATCTGGGAGCCCTTGTATTGGTGTTTCAGAGTGacggaagggaagaggaggaagaggaggatgaggacgAGGAGAATGAATTTGAAGACAGTGATGACGATGGTGGGGGGTGGATAACCCCCAGCAACATCAAGCAGATCCAGCAGGAGTTGGAGCAGTGTGACATCCCGAAGGACGTACGGGTTGGGTGTGTGACCACAGACTTCGCCATGCAGGTGGGTGGGGGAGACCCGGGCCAGTGCTTTGGGGTGAGAAGTGCAGAGCCTCTGTAAACTTGACTGATGGTTCACTTTGTTTGAGGGGAGCCCATCACACAGTGACAAGggatttgatattttttaaagaatatttagggtgcaggatggtggtggtgcacatctttaattccagcactcgagaggcagaggcaggtggatctctgagttcaagaccagactggtctacagagagcgagttccagaacagatttcaaagctacacaaagaaaacaaagaaactaaaagaatatttaggtactggagagatggcacagtggttaagagcattggctgctcttccagaggacctgggttcaattcccagcacccattgcACAGCTCAcaatctgatgccatcttctgatcTGCAGAAAAAGTAAGCAGGGCTTAGCAGccccaaaatgaaaatattttgcccaagagaaagaaaaaatgtcttttttgagAGGCTTTGCCAGTGAACCCAGGCTCTGTTCTTGCAATTGCCCAGTAACCCAGGTCCCTGTCTTCCCAGCTAGGCCTCTCATGTGTTCCCTTAGCACAGTCAGGGCTTATAAACCAAACGATCAAGTTGGATTTCCATAACTGTACAAAATTTTTGCCAAATTGATGTTAAAGAAGTTGGTTTCGGTCCTTGATTAGCTTGTTGGTTGCAGAATGTTCTGCTTCAGATGGGGCTGCATGTGCTGGCGGTGAACGGCATGCTGATCCGAGAGGCCCGGAGCTACATCCTACGCTGTCATGGCTGCTTCAAGTACGTGCTGAGGGTCTGGACCTGCTGATGGCTCCTCAGAAGGGAACCCTTTCCTTCCATCTCGGTGTTCCCTGTGCTCCACCTGCTGTCTCCACCACCAAAATCCCTGGGGCAGGTTACAGTGACCTGTCTTTCCTTACGTCTCTAAGGAGCCTAGAGTTAaggctgtgggttctgggacagAGGTCACTTGTTCTCCAGTGGCATATGCTGGGCTGTGTAGAAGGAGAGAGGTCTAGGATTTGCTCCCAAGTGTCATGGGGTAGAGATGAAACACAGTAGCTGTGAGCTGAGAGTCAAGCTGGGTGATGGAGTCATGGGGATTCATTAGTTGTCAGGGCTGCTTTATGTCTGAACCCAGAGTGTACAGTTCACTTCTGGtgccttccctcagtgatgtGCCGATATTAACAGTTAGCTGCCTTCTTAGTTCTTTAAGATGGTCTTTAAATTGAAAGATTTGCTGTAAGGAACTGGGAGCAGACGTCACGGGGACTTAGCAGGGTATTCGGCACACGGGAGATGCTCCCTCTGATGGACTGTCAGCTGGCTGACCGCTCCCTTCTACTTCCTAGTCTGTATTCTGTGAGGGCCGGTGTTCTGTGGACAGGCCCCGGGGCTGGTTGCTATGGAAATATGTTCCCAGGATTTATGGGCAGGCTCAtggcctttctgtgtctgtgcgCTGAGTCTGCGGACCTCTTCTAGGTCATCTGGCAGAGCCCAGCTTTGCAGAGGCCTTTTGTGGGATGGTGCTGAAGCACTGGGGGGTTTTGCTGGGCCTGAAGGACTCTTGATGAGATTCCGCTAAGGAAGGCAGTGGCCCTTGGCTGCATCTCTCTTTATAATGAGGCTAGCAGCTTTTGTTTTGGAAGATGGGTCTAACAAAATTTAGCTTTTTCTGCATTTCCTGTCATTTTCTATTGTGAGGCTGGTGGTAGGGTCTCCTGCCCACGGTGCCTGTTTGCAGCCCTTTCTTTTGTGTCTCCCAGGACAACATCAGACATGAATCGAGTGTTCTGTGGGCACTGTGGGAACAAGACCCTGAAGAAAGTGGCAGTGACTGTCAATGACGATGGTACCTTGCACATGCATTTCTCCCGGAATCCCAAGGTGCTGAACCCTCGAGGCCTCCGGGTAGGTGACATTTCCCCCTGATAACTTCAGAATCAAATGACCAAGGGAGAACTCGGGAGAGATGCACTATGGTATCCCAGcgctggggtggaggcaggaagagcaagagTTCAAGGCGAGCTTTGGCTGCTACCCAGTTTCAGAAGACCAGAGGACAAAAGGAGAGCCAGCCTAGTCACCCCACTGGTGGAATCAGGAGCCCGTGGTCTCAGTGTACAGATTGGAAGAAAGGGTGTGAAACAAGACAGCTGTGTGTTTCACCTCCCACCCTTCTttgaaaaaatgatttatttattttattatgtgtatggtctgtgcagaccagaagagggcaccagatttctttATAGATTACTGGGATCCACTATGTGGTGGCTTGGAATTGGCAGCCAGAACTCTTAAcctgagccaattctccagcctcCCACCTGTGTATTTCCTGAGGCTttagagaaggagaaacaagCAGTGATTCTGGGCAGTGAGTGCTCAGTGGTGGCCACTTGACTTGGGGAAGGCAGAGCTCAGCCAGGGTTACCTGGAACACAGTAGAGGCCAGATTTGTACAGGAGTTTAAGGGGTGCTTAAAAGATCTGAGCTCTGTGAAGCAGCTGAAGGTGAGCACAGGAGAGTCCTGGGTTTGTGTGAatggatcaagaaagaaagaatagccagctatagtggctcatgcctgtaattctggcattcaaggagctgaggcaggagactttctACAAGGTTGGAGGCCCATATGGCTACAGAGTAAAACTCTATTACCAAAAGATGGAGGTGATCCTGGAGAGGTAGCCCAGCAGTGAAGAAGGAGGACAGAATGGGGAGAGTGTGAGAGTGTAGCGGCCTGACTGCCTGCCACTCCGCTGGAATCCTCGCCTCCCCCAGTCTCTAAAGCTGGAGTCGTCTGCCAGCCTCGTTCTTACTCTTCTGACACAGCTGGTTCTTTCCAGACCTCCGCACTCTCGTCCCTGCCCTAGAACAGCCCTTTCTCTTAGGCGTGTGTGTAGGCCGTACTgttagctgtgtgtgtgagtgtggtgtgggggtgtgtaCAGGGTGTGTGTAGGCTGTACCCTTAgctgtgtatatgagtgtggtGTGGGGGTGGTACAGGGTGTACGTGTgtatgttttggtttggtttgagacaAAGTCATGTTTTTTCTGATTTTACTTTATAAGTGCTGGATTATTGGCTTGCGCAAACTCTTCTGGCTTATGtgtactggggatcaaacacagggctTCCCTGCATGCTAGGTGGGCGCTCAGCCAACTGAACCGCACATCCCCAGCTCCTCTCTCAGGAGTTTAAGCACCTGTTTTAGTTAAAATAGTtcttgctgaccttgaacttgccatataaccaagggtgaccttgaactcttgatcttcctagCTCTGTCTTATACCTGGATTTTGGGTgtgtaccactgtgcccagccaAGAATGCTTTCTAGTAGCAAATATTGCAGCCCTGGATATGAACCCAGCACCACAGAGTGCATTCAAGGCCACCTCACCCATTCACAAAACCTGTTTAATGCCCTTTTTCATGGTGGTTTGCCTTTGCTTGGCTAGAACCCACGTGGTCGTTTCAGACTGCTAAGGCACACCTCTGTGGAAATGGCAGCAGCTCTCTGTCCATTTGTCCTTAGCTGAGAATGTGTAGTTAAGATGCTCCTTCAGGTTTTCATCTGTCAGTTGAGGTAAGCTTGATGTGGCAAACATGTGTCTTGTTGGCACACAGTGGGCAAGACAGTTGTCTGCCAGGATGAGGATGTGAGGGACACTTCAGTAGACAGCACTGGAGCTGTGTGAGCAGGGTCCCTGTCCTGACAGCGTTTTCTCTTACTGCAGTACTCGCTGCCTGCTCCCAAAGGGGGCAAATACGCCGTCAACCCCCATCTGACCGAGGATCAGCGCTTCCCCCAGCTGCGACTCTCCCACAAGGCCAGGCAGAAGACCAACGTGTTTGCCCCTGACTACATAGCTGGGGTGTCTCCCTTTGCCGAAAATGACATCTCCAGCCGCTCAGCCACCCTGCAGGTCCGGGACAGCACCTTAGGAGCTGGACGGAGACGCTTAAATCCCAATGCTTCCAGAAAGAAGTTTGTAAAGAAAAGGTGATATTGCAAGCCCTGCAGGCAAACAGACTGCAGCTGGCTGCTGGGGATGCCTGGAGTACCAACCCCGGTGTCTGGACTGCCTGAGACTGCACTGTGTGGGGCTGCAGTGCAGCGTGGCTGCGCTGCCTGTGAGCATCCAGAGCCCGGGCTCGGCCATGGGAAGGGAAACTTGAAGGAGAAGGGAGGCTGCCCTGGAGCAAACCTTGAACTCAAAGGAAGAACTATCCAAATGGAATCTTTTTCTAATAAACCGATGGCCAGCTCAGGTGCGTTTAAGTTCTCGTATCCTTGGTGGACATGGATGCAAACACGGCATATGCCTGAGAACCAACCATATAGATTATTTTTTGCTTGGATGATAAAGTATtctacaataaaatttttaacttttttttcacccaaaacaaaaaacctcttcATCCAGATCATGAATCCACATCTGACTAACATTTGCTGTGTAAAGTGTGCATCTTCCTGGGGAAAGGAGGGGCATTTACATAACTGGGGTGTATTAATAAAACACAGAAGATTCCTTCTATTAAAGGATAGTTCATTTACATCGACTGCTCGTTGTTACAGCGCCCAGTACTCCTTCACACAGTTACCAAGTAGTCAGGGCATGGAGGAGATGATACCAATGTCGGCTTTATGTGACTTGACCAGATTATCACTAGAAGACCGAGATGTCAGTTtagtgtgtgtgcccatgcatcaAAACTGTGTGCACCTGTGGGGATTCGAGAGACCACTGAGCCTGTAGAGCTAGCTGAGGGGCCAATAGCCTCTGGGAACCTACCACAGGAGGAAGCAATGGCTAGAACCCAGGGCACATCACACCCTGCTTCCCCACTTCACCTCCCTCCACTGAGATACAGAAaatagcactgggaaggcagaggccagcctggtctacagagtgaggttcaggacagccatggctagctacacagagaaaccctgcctcaaaagacagctctggctactcttgcagagaactcacaTTTGATTCTAGTACCAACACtggggctcacaactgcctaacttcagttcctggggacctgaccctctcttctggtctccggGCAGtaggcatgcacgtggtacatGGCTATACATATGGGTAATACACAAGatattttttttgatatttattaaattacatttttttttgctctctgcctttccccGCTTCAATCCTCTGCCAAGGTCCCAAtgttctcaatttactcaggagatcctgtttttctactttccatgtagattagatctatgtaagtgtctcttagtgtctgcattgttgtcttaagttctctgggattgtggtttgtaggctggctttctttgctttatgtttaaaaacatctatgacggcctggagggatggctcagccgttaaaggctaggctcacaaccaaaaatataagagttcggttcccagcacccacggctgtccctccaggtaccttaaaaaaataaataaataaataaaacacctatgagtgagtacatgtgataattgtctttctgtgtctgggttacctcactcaaaataatgtttctagttccatccattttcttgcaaaattcaagcagttttttctgctgtgtagtactccattgtgtaaatgtaccacattttccttgtccattcttcggttgaggggcatttaggttgtttccaggttctggctatgacaaacaaacctgctatgaacatagttgagcacatgtccttgtggtatgattgagcatcctttgggtatatacccaaaagtggtattgctgggtcttgaggaaggttgtttcctaattttctgagaaatcgccacactgacatccaaaggggttataccagcttgcactcccaccagcaatgcaggagtgttccctttaccctacaacctctccagcataagttgtcatcaatatttttgatcttggccattctcataGGTTTaagatctcagagttgttttgatttgcatttctctgatgactaaggatgttgaacatttccttaagtgtctttcagccatcttagattcctctgttgagagttctctgtttaggtctgtattccatttttttaaaaattgaattatgtgttcttttggtgtccgatttcttgagttctttgtatattttggaaatcagacctctgtctgatgtggggttagtgaagatctttctccattctgtaggctgtcgttttgtcttgttgactgtgtcctatGCTtttacagtttcaggaggtcccatttattaatttttttctcagtgtctatgctgctggggttctatttaggaagtggttccctgtgctaGCACGTTCAAGAATACACaagatttttaaagtttgtgtgtgtgtagtacgtgtatgtacatacatttaaataagttaaaataGAAAAGGTAAAACCTTTTGGGGCCAGGAAATGCTGcacagcctggtgacctgaattcaa
Above is a window of Microtus pennsylvanicus isolate mMicPen1 chromosome 6, mMicPen1.hap1, whole genome shotgun sequence DNA encoding:
- the Nob1 gene encoding RNA-binding protein NOB1 isoform X1, which gives rise to MAPVEHVVADAGAFLRDAPLQDIGKNIYTIREVVREIRDKATRRRLSVLPYELRFKEPFPEYVRLVTEFSKKTGDYPSLSAVDIQVLALTYQLEAEFVGVSHLKQEPEKVTVSSSIQHPETPLHVSGFHLPSKSQPKPSHETVGCGHPADGPEDLEFSSFLFWRNPLPNIDHELQELLSDGREEEEEEDEDEENEFEDSDDDGGGWITPSNIKQIQQELEQCDIPKDVRVGCVTTDFAMQNVLLQMGLHVLAVNGMLIREARSYILRCHGCFKTTSDMNRVFCGHCGNKTLKKVAVTVNDDGTLHMHFSRNPKVLNPRGLRYSLPAPKGGKYAVNPHLTEDQRFPQLRLSHKARQKTNVFAPDYIAGVSPFAENDISSRSATLQVRDSTLGAGRRRLNPNASRKKFVKKR
- the Nob1 gene encoding RNA-binding protein NOB1 isoform X2 → MAPVEHVVADAGAFLRDAPLQDIGKNIYTIREVVREIRDKATRRRLSVLPYELRFKEPFPEYVRLVTEFSKKTGDYPSLSAVDIQVLALTYQLEAEFVGVSHLKQEPEKVTVSSSIQHPETPLHVSGFHLPSKPKPSHETVGCGHPADGPEDLEFSSFLFWRNPLPNIDHELQELLSDGREEEEEEDEDEENEFEDSDDDGGGWITPSNIKQIQQELEQCDIPKDVRVGCVTTDFAMQNVLLQMGLHVLAVNGMLIREARSYILRCHGCFKTTSDMNRVFCGHCGNKTLKKVAVTVNDDGTLHMHFSRNPKVLNPRGLRYSLPAPKGGKYAVNPHLTEDQRFPQLRLSHKARQKTNVFAPDYIAGVSPFAENDISSRSATLQVRDSTLGAGRRRLNPNASRKKFVKKR